One segment of Paenibacillus rhizovicinus DNA contains the following:
- a CDS encoding RNA polymerase sigma factor, whose translation MSVKIEDVYRMHMNDIYRYLHRLTGDIGAAEDLTQDTFIRAFRYLDVKKDGVVRPWLFKVAYHAFIDWYRKRKRVGLTVLRDAYAETSEERQDPEDHVLHKELWETFEQVISQFPWKQRHALLMFYAHQLSYEEIAEVLDISLADVKSAIYRGRQKLRVNWRSEDHEQ comes from the coding sequence GTGAGCGTCAAGATAGAAGACGTTTACCGTATGCATATGAACGATATCTACCGGTATTTGCACAGATTGACCGGGGATATCGGGGCTGCGGAAGATTTGACGCAAGACACGTTCATTCGTGCTTTCCGCTATTTGGATGTGAAGAAGGACGGGGTAGTGCGGCCTTGGCTATTCAAGGTCGCTTATCATGCCTTCATAGACTGGTACCGTAAACGCAAACGAGTAGGGCTAACTGTCCTTCGTGATGCATACGCCGAAACATCGGAAGAGAGGCAAGATCCGGAAGATCACGTCTTGCATAAGGAATTATGGGAAACGTTCGAGCAGGTCATTTCCCAATTTCCGTGGAAGCAAAGGCATGCCTTGCTGATGTTTTACGCGCATCAATTGAGTTATGAGGAGATAGCAGAAGTGCTGGATATTTCGCTTGCGGACGTGAAAAGCGCGATCTATCGGGGAAGGCAGAAACTACGCGTCAATTGGAGGAGTGAGGATCATGAGCAATGA
- a CDS encoding GNAT family N-acetyltransferase encodes MVLEIVINLPIEPKEVPTLRELVGWDGRHSDYPILFERCNFWAGLRDDKNELIAFGYIAGMGLQHGYMEDIIIHPQHQRKGIGKALVTRLLEEAEHSGIEIVTLTHDKKHEAFYSNCGFARCSAGLWRKE; translated from the coding sequence TTGGTTCTGGAAATCGTCATTAATTTACCTATTGAACCGAAAGAAGTTCCAACACTAAGGGAGCTCGTTGGTTGGGATGGAAGGCATTCGGATTATCCAATTTTATTTGAACGTTGCAATTTTTGGGCTGGTCTCAGAGATGACAAAAATGAGCTGATTGCATTCGGCTATATTGCAGGAATGGGACTGCAACATGGGTATATGGAAGACATCATTATACATCCTCAACATCAACGAAAAGGGATAGGCAAAGCTTTAGTAACGCGTTTACTTGAAGAAGCAGAACACTCTGGAATCGAGATCGTAACCTTAACGCACGATAAAAAGCATGAAGCTTTCTATTCAAACTGTGGATTTGCTCGTTGTTCTGCTGGTCTGTGGAGGAAAGAATAA
- a CDS encoding phytanoyl-CoA dioxygenase family protein → MSLRVLTTEQIEEFIVKGYVQIKGAFSREHALEAQSFLWDRLAEKAGVLREDPSTWREPMINFRENYRHPAFDACNSASFADAIEDLTGADRTIHRFVAGETDPDRLPGWGWWPINFFVGRDDPWAVPTTGWHWDGIHFKHFVDSPEQGLLCLCLFSDIGPRGGGTLVVEGSHRPVARYLAKNPEGMELGDGIRGFFSEHPYFAKLAGRTGEPQTAEERNAAFMDSAYADEDGTQLRVVETTGEAGDVILCHPFLIHAASQNHSGNVRFMCNRTSPLKEKLALDRNVSDESPLERSIRVSVFA, encoded by the coding sequence ATGAGCCTGCGCGTGCTGACAACGGAACAGATCGAAGAATTCATCGTTAAGGGGTACGTTCAGATCAAAGGCGCGTTCTCGCGAGAGCATGCCCTTGAGGCGCAATCCTTCCTCTGGGACAGACTTGCGGAGAAAGCCGGCGTCTTGCGCGAGGATCCGTCGACCTGGCGCGAGCCGATGATCAATTTTCGGGAAAATTATCGCCATCCCGCTTTCGACGCCTGCAACTCCGCGAGTTTCGCCGATGCCATTGAGGATTTGACTGGCGCGGACCGGACGATCCATCGTTTCGTCGCCGGCGAGACCGATCCCGACCGGCTGCCGGGCTGGGGCTGGTGGCCGATCAATTTCTTCGTAGGCCGCGACGACCCTTGGGCTGTGCCGACGACCGGCTGGCATTGGGACGGCATTCACTTCAAGCATTTCGTTGATTCGCCGGAGCAAGGACTGCTGTGCTTGTGCCTCTTCTCGGACATCGGTCCGCGAGGCGGCGGGACGCTCGTCGTCGAAGGCTCGCACCGGCCGGTTGCCCGTTACTTGGCTAAGAATCCGGAAGGCATGGAGCTGGGCGACGGCATCCGCGGATTCTTCTCCGAGCATCCGTATTTCGCGAAGCTGGCGGGACGGACCGGCGAGCCGCAGACCGCGGAAGAACGGAACGCCGCCTTCATGGACAGCGCTTATGCCGACGAGGACGGGACGCAGCTTCGGGTGGTGGAGACGACCGGAGAAGCGGGAGACGTGATCCTGTGCCATCCGTTCCTCATTCATGCCGCCTCCCAGAATCACAGCGGCAATGTCAGGTTCATGTGCAACCGGACGTCGCCGTTGAAGGAAAAGCTGGCGCTGGACCGGAATGTCTCGGACGAATCGCCGCTTGAGAGAAGCATCCGGGTGTCCGTATTCGCTTGA
- a CDS encoding stalk domain-containing protein — translation MKKKIILSFVVIMLLLTGVVSATSLYGKYKGYDIVRVKVDGKEVKSTSGVPAISFNGNTMVPVSMLAKAGVGVNWDANNRTVEITSPTKSAPSSGANDQQLFSSVVKYGINSIGIKYDGKSSSVTMNYNGVPSTLSDDNLTNIAAAGYHLPTKLLIINFTSGEYYAFFTSDINEWVDGKITGKQLMDRVASYIITSTTTSISNNNNANSSTNTSTNTTKTFPLLYSNDGKVYLGKLSTNKYDSDSIFNTYGTYGSKYSTTSIWNEYGTYGGSYSSDSAFNKFTSTPPEIVYQNKILGYVTTNSTISNGISPNSLYDWLANQGF, via the coding sequence GTGAAGAAGAAAATCATTCTTTCGTTTGTAGTAATTATGTTGTTGTTGACCGGGGTTGTTAGCGCAACAAGCTTGTACGGCAAGTATAAAGGTTATGACATCGTAAGAGTTAAAGTAGATGGGAAAGAAGTCAAGTCAACATCAGGGGTTCCTGCCATATCTTTTAATGGCAACACGATGGTTCCTGTTTCCATGCTTGCAAAAGCAGGAGTTGGAGTAAACTGGGATGCAAATAATCGTACAGTCGAAATCACTTCTCCAACAAAATCCGCCCCCTCTTCCGGAGCGAATGACCAGCAGTTGTTTTCGAGTGTTGTGAAATATGGGATTAACTCAATAGGCATAAAATATGACGGGAAATCCAGTTCAGTTACTATGAATTATAACGGAGTACCTTCAACATTAAGCGATGACAATCTCACGAATATTGCTGCTGCAGGTTATCATTTACCCACCAAACTACTTATAATAAATTTCACAAGCGGTGAATACTATGCGTTCTTTACATCAGACATCAATGAGTGGGTAGACGGGAAAATAACGGGCAAACAATTAATGGACAGAGTTGCATCGTATATCATCACCTCGACTACAACCTCAATATCTAATAACAATAACGCTAACTCTTCAACAAATACTTCAACAAATACTACTAAGACTTTTCCTCTGCTGTATTCCAACGATGGTAAGGTTTATCTCGGCAAGCTTTCAACTAACAAGTACGACTCGGATTCGATTTTCAATACATACGGAACATACGGCAGTAAATATTCCACTACAAGCATTTGGAATGAATACGGAACGTATGGCGGATCTTACTCATCGGATAGTGCTTTTAATAAGTTCACTTCGACCCCTCCTGAAATCGTTTATCAAAATAAAATTCTCGGCTACGTAACCACAAATTCAACCATTTCAAATGGCATATCACCTAATAGTCTATATGATTGGTTAGCTAATCAGGGATTCTAA
- a CDS encoding phosphotransferase family protein, producing MKVNYPIEDHALAMHLNSEYGLEIEAVRFIPMGDSAYSYEASCTNGERYYLKLFDHRNERQASSMARLQHYLPFTWQLHDQGLFQNLTYPLRNRHGEFITAFNGFTVVVFNFIEGETLAEAYPFSEDIVEHIAVTVAAIHCNPPLIAKPSLMTENYDISFASDLEKCMSVLEDTLTFNHPIRQALRERVLPRKERILALLDLVRSLRGAALADTRDNVLCHGDLWGGNLILHDNELHVLDWESAMLAPPELDLVGYIGKEFEVFWSAYEQHIGQPVTLNPDLLRFYAYRHHLRNLTNWIMNILYRNTEETQNENDLDMIMNHCMNRWESIESKVEAVEAILQKRNHS from the coding sequence ATGAAAGTCAACTATCCGATCGAAGATCACGCGCTTGCGATGCACCTTAACAGCGAATATGGCTTGGAAATCGAAGCCGTCCGCTTTATTCCGATGGGCGATTCGGCATACTCGTATGAAGCGAGCTGCACGAACGGGGAACGGTACTATCTGAAGCTGTTCGACCATCGGAACGAGAGACAAGCAAGCAGCATGGCGCGGCTTCAACACTATTTGCCATTCACTTGGCAGCTGCATGATCAAGGACTTTTTCAAAATCTCACCTATCCGCTCCGCAATCGGCATGGCGAATTTATAACTGCGTTCAATGGGTTCACGGTCGTCGTCTTTAACTTCATCGAAGGGGAAACATTAGCGGAGGCCTACCCGTTCTCGGAGGATATTGTTGAACATATTGCCGTGACCGTGGCTGCAATTCATTGCAATCCCCCACTTATAGCTAAGCCATCGCTTATGACAGAGAACTATGATATTTCCTTTGCCTCCGACTTGGAGAAGTGCATGTCGGTGCTCGAAGATACGTTGACCTTCAACCATCCAATCAGGCAGGCTCTGCGCGAGCGGGTTTTGCCCCGGAAAGAGCGAATCTTGGCCCTGCTGGACCTGGTGCGAAGCCTTCGCGGCGCAGCGCTGGCCGATACGAGAGACAACGTCCTTTGCCACGGCGATCTCTGGGGAGGGAATTTGATTCTTCATGACAACGAGCTGCATGTGCTGGATTGGGAATCCGCGATGTTGGCGCCGCCGGAACTGGATCTAGTGGGCTATATAGGCAAGGAGTTCGAGGTGTTCTGGTCCGCGTACGAGCAGCATATCGGTCAACCCGTGACGCTGAATCCGGACTTGCTGCGGTTCTATGCCTATCGCCATCATCTTCGGAATCTAACCAACTGGATCATGAATATTCTCTATCGCAACACGGAAGAGACGCAGAATGAAAATGATTTGGACATGATTATGAATCATTGCATGAACCGTTGGGAGAGTATCGAGTCCAAGGTGGAAGCAGTCGAGGCTATCTTGCAGAAGCGAAACCATTCATGA
- a CDS encoding GNAT family N-acetyltransferase encodes MDPLIRLISLDDSELLQRLLEVQHAAYRVEAELIGFDGIPGLHDTAATLRDCGETFKGWFSEDGELAGAIAWKTDGGIVDIHRLVVNPAYFRQGIGEALARDLLAANEGRAFLVATGSANLPAKRLYRKLGFTEMRERQAAPGLQITEFERLSDDR; translated from the coding sequence GTGGATCCGCTGATACGGCTAATTTCGCTCGATGATTCGGAGCTCCTGCAACGGCTGCTCGAAGTTCAGCATGCCGCTTACCGAGTAGAGGCGGAGCTAATCGGTTTTGACGGTATACCGGGCCTGCATGACACGGCGGCAACGCTGAGAGATTGCGGCGAGACCTTCAAAGGCTGGTTTAGCGAGGACGGCGAGCTGGCGGGGGCGATCGCTTGGAAGACGGACGGAGGTATCGTTGATATTCACCGTCTGGTCGTGAATCCGGCTTATTTTCGCCAAGGGATCGGGGAGGCGCTGGCGCGCGATCTCCTGGCCGCCAATGAAGGACGGGCGTTTCTCGTGGCGACCGGCTCGGCCAACCTGCCGGCGAAGCGGCTGTACCGCAAGCTCGGCTTCACCGAGATGCGCGAACGGCAGGCTGCGCCAGGGCTGCAGATCACAGAGTTTGAACGGTTAAGCGATGACCGGTGA
- a CDS encoding GNAT family N-acetyltransferase, whose protein sequence is MRDPVKPFEIDIQPAEAQQIEFVHRIFSPENFTFPQHRRYEVQRKGEGVYLIAWHRGTPVGGFLVRWSGPQDTRVSSRVDVTNSAFLEGGLTIEAYRRKGVATAIIHEAERLAKEHGCIRIGMEVGSSDNPDAKRLYEKLGYADWGHGDFTISWAYKDAEGNSRIDSEVVTFMYKSL, encoded by the coding sequence ATGAGGGATCCGGTAAAACCATTTGAAATTGATATACAACCAGCAGAAGCCCAGCAAATCGAATTCGTGCATCGTATCTTCTCCCCTGAGAACTTTACCTTTCCCCAACATCGAAGATACGAGGTCCAACGCAAGGGCGAAGGCGTATATTTGATTGCTTGGCACCGCGGGACTCCAGTCGGCGGATTTCTCGTCAGATGGAGCGGACCTCAGGATACCAGAGTTTCTTCCCGTGTCGACGTAACGAACAGCGCCTTCCTTGAAGGCGGACTGACGATTGAAGCATACCGGCGCAAAGGGGTCGCGACAGCAATCATACATGAAGCAGAGCGGCTGGCCAAAGAGCATGGTTGTATCCGTATCGGCATGGAAGTCGGCAGCAGCGACAACCCGGATGCAAAACGACTTTATGAAAAACTGGGTTATGCCGATTGGGGCCATGGCGACTTTACGATCAGTTGGGCGTATAAGGATGCTGAAGGGAATTCGAGAATTGACTCTGAAGTGGTGACCTTTATGTATAAATCCCTTTAA
- a CDS encoding anti-sigma factor has translation MSNEHNDEEWDRQLFKQFKPREQHAQTFLPEEVQTRILKKGRRRSRLFVILISFSTLVMLALILIGYMYSNSLFVTRWFEPNTQAALRITADVIQFNKPGVTASSSSGQNKFFSWTFQFKLNERVGREARTVGTFQDNFVFSKLTGKFNWNDGRHSTPFNFHYPVGDDTNGAQTALNPNGWKTLQKLPEGTVAQLAISLDRPMTHDEYFALIKNYDVDTTWLAIDTGIEKGLSARHQLLGNGLVFGYAPDALNYGDDDSGSFTIAVNGEGERRATAYMNELQYLIAHPKWTNILLAAVNHEPEVKAVTLEQRYAYLKENGVQIYGAVLTGPTKELLKLKDDHRVNSPFVGAVDWWNWDQQSAIGTEFSY, from the coding sequence ATGAGCAATGAACATAACGACGAGGAGTGGGATCGGCAGCTGTTCAAGCAGTTCAAACCCCGGGAGCAGCATGCTCAGACCTTCTTGCCGGAAGAGGTGCAGACACGTATCTTGAAGAAAGGAAGACGGCGGAGCAGACTCTTCGTTATCCTGATCTCGTTCTCGACGCTCGTCATGCTTGCACTTATTCTAATCGGTTATATGTATTCGAATTCGCTCTTCGTTACGCGATGGTTCGAACCCAATACCCAGGCGGCATTACGGATCACGGCGGATGTGATTCAGTTCAATAAGCCCGGCGTTACGGCTTCAAGTTCTTCCGGCCAGAACAAGTTCTTCTCATGGACCTTTCAGTTTAAGCTGAACGAACGAGTCGGACGTGAAGCGCGTACCGTGGGCACCTTTCAAGATAACTTTGTTTTCTCGAAGCTGACCGGGAAATTTAATTGGAACGATGGCCGGCACAGTACGCCGTTTAACTTTCATTATCCCGTCGGAGATGACACGAACGGGGCCCAAACAGCCTTGAATCCGAATGGCTGGAAGACGCTGCAGAAATTGCCGGAAGGAACCGTCGCCCAACTAGCGATTTCATTGGACCGCCCTATGACGCATGACGAATATTTTGCGCTCATCAAGAACTATGACGTGGATACAACGTGGCTCGCCATCGATACGGGCATCGAGAAGGGTTTGTCTGCGCGGCATCAGCTACTCGGAAATGGATTGGTATTCGGCTATGCGCCGGATGCTTTGAATTATGGAGACGATGATAGCGGAAGTTTCACGATCGCCGTGAACGGGGAAGGCGAGCGTAGAGCCACAGCATATATGAACGAGCTGCAATATTTGATCGCGCATCCCAAATGGACGAATATATTACTCGCTGCCGTTAATCACGAGCCTGAAGTAAAAGCGGTCACGCTGGAACAGAGGTATGCCTACTTGAAAGAGAACGGGGTTCAGATCTATGGCGCTGTGCTGACCGGTCCAACGAAGGAATTACTGAAGCTGAAGGATGATCATAGGGTGAATTCGCCTTTCGTAGGCGCCGTAGATTGGTGGAATTGGGATCAGCAATCTGCCATCGGAACTGAATTCAGTTATTAA
- a CDS encoding helix-turn-helix domain-containing protein: MRLASFNFDLGDRLKCSHFHALFRSQTNQTPKKYWNQCRIQKTQHDLLRSNDSITDIVERTTTLRCMVFTKSFHRSTGMTPTAYRRQSRLY; this comes from the coding sequence TTGCGTTTGGCCTCGTTCAACTTCGACCTCGGCGATCGTCTTAAGTGCAGTCATTTCCATGCCTTGTTTCGCAGCCAGACCAATCAGACACCGAAGAAGTATTGGAACCAATGCCGGATCCAGAAGACTCAGCATGATCTGCTTCGAAGCAACGATTCTATCACGGACATTGTGGAACGAACGACTACTCTTCGATGCATGGTATTCACTAAATCTTTTCATCGGTCGACGGGCATGACGCCGACAGCTTATCGCCGGCAAAGCCGGCTTTATTAA
- a CDS encoding MFS transporter, whose protein sequence is MNLPLLNGRQIQLWRMAIYFIFALPGFAIASWVSRTPTIRDDLGATTSQMGWIIFGLAIGSIIGLTLSSHLIAHKGGRFVMIAGLVISSIGLVIVGLGGSWLTNGIVVFLGLAVFGFGNGICDVAMNVEGTAVERAARKSLLTGFHAAFSVGTLLGAMAGSAAIKLGIPVPVHMALAVAVILLSILYAYRLVPAGTGKETGGESAEPPMRASERMAIWKERRTILIGIIVLGMAFAEGSANDWLPLVMVDGYKVTPALGSFAFGLFVAAMTIGRAAGGKLLDRFGRVVVLRASALFAIAGLLIVIFGHSYGIAASGIVLWGLGAAFGFPVGLSAAGDDPRGVAARVSAVSTAGYLAFLVGPPLLGIIGDSVSLLRALIVVLVAVTVAGLLSQAAKPLEGKESSQ, encoded by the coding sequence ATGAACTTACCCTTATTAAACGGACGCCAAATTCAATTATGGCGCATGGCTATTTATTTCATATTTGCTTTGCCAGGCTTTGCTATTGCCTCCTGGGTTTCGCGTACGCCGACCATACGGGATGATCTGGGCGCTACGACGTCACAGATGGGCTGGATTATTTTTGGACTGGCCATAGGCTCGATCATCGGTCTGACCCTTTCGAGTCATCTTATCGCGCATAAAGGCGGGCGCTTTGTTATGATTGCCGGATTAGTTATCAGTTCGATTGGACTTGTGATCGTAGGTTTAGGGGGATCGTGGCTGACGAATGGCATTGTGGTGTTTCTGGGACTAGCCGTCTTCGGCTTCGGAAACGGAATATGCGACGTGGCCATGAACGTGGAGGGAACCGCCGTTGAGCGGGCTGCCCGAAAGTCGCTCTTAACCGGGTTCCATGCCGCGTTTAGCGTAGGTACGCTGCTTGGCGCAATGGCCGGATCGGCTGCGATTAAGCTCGGTATCCCGGTCCCTGTTCATATGGCGCTTGCCGTGGCGGTCATCTTGCTTTCCATTCTATATGCCTACCGCCTCGTACCCGCAGGCACCGGGAAGGAAACTGGCGGCGAATCGGCTGAACCGCCAATGCGCGCAAGCGAACGTATGGCGATATGGAAAGAGCGGCGTACCATCCTGATCGGGATTATCGTGCTCGGCATGGCTTTTGCGGAAGGCTCGGCAAACGACTGGCTGCCGCTCGTTATGGTGGACGGCTACAAGGTTACGCCGGCCTTGGGCTCATTCGCTTTTGGCTTATTCGTAGCCGCCATGACGATAGGCCGTGCAGCCGGCGGCAAGCTGCTCGACCGATTCGGCAGAGTCGTCGTATTGCGGGCATCCGCGCTGTTTGCGATTGCAGGACTGTTAATCGTGATATTCGGGCATAGTTATGGGATTGCTGCAAGCGGAATCGTGCTTTGGGGACTTGGGGCGGCATTCGGCTTTCCGGTTGGGCTGTCCGCGGCGGGAGACGATCCGCGCGGCGTTGCGGCAAGGGTAAGCGCGGTATCGACGGCCGGTTACCTTGCCTTTCTTGTCGGCCCGCCGCTGCTCGGGATTATCGGCGACTCGGTCAGTCTGCTGCGTGCCCTGATCGTCGTGCTAGTCGCTGTAACCGTCGCAGGGCTGCTGTCACAAGCGGCGAAGCCTTTGGAGGGCAAAGAATCAAGTCAATAG
- a CDS encoding sialate O-acetylesterase — MGNEQIGVMIKQGPQSWGIIQQVNGTASIAMSGIWSANEACKSPQVYARVVREDSAEMIVAWVAAEMGEGQAWTIRLDHVPAGGLYRIETCLQIANAEPEGERSVVGLEWAMRGDMIHHVGVGDLWVIAGQSNAAGYGKGPVNDPPEMGIHLLRNNGNWDLATHPFNESTNTIHIENREGGNPGHSPFLAFARMIKRKTGYPVGLVQTALGGSPLRSWNPQEEGTLYRNMVNIVQSVGGTVKGVLWYQGCSDCNPEECHTYGERFGAMVSEWRRDLQDAGLPFITVQLNRHTASPAMNDAEADRSWGTLREQQRTAALMMDHVTVVPAIDCPLSDEIHNSPAGNLLIGERMARAALATVYGQNLHYRAPIISNARLSSDAAGGTTVELEFGDVGGYLLHTGPSQSVFTLEDEDGNVDVLEWYISGKDTIHIKPGRPLQGQLYVNGAYERNPAAYFPLDSLTYMPVLSFYHFPVH, encoded by the coding sequence ATGGGGAATGAGCAAATCGGAGTTATGATTAAGCAAGGTCCGCAGTCTTGGGGGATTATCCAGCAAGTGAACGGAACGGCATCCATAGCGATGTCGGGTATCTGGTCCGCGAACGAGGCTTGCAAGTCGCCGCAAGTATACGCCCGGGTTGTCAGGGAGGACTCGGCCGAGATGATTGTCGCATGGGTAGCTGCCGAGATGGGAGAAGGGCAAGCTTGGACTATTCGGTTAGATCATGTGCCAGCAGGCGGCTTGTACCGTATTGAAACCTGTCTACAGATTGCGAATGCAGAACCGGAAGGGGAAAGAAGCGTAGTCGGGCTCGAATGGGCCATGCGCGGAGATATGATTCACCATGTCGGAGTCGGGGATTTATGGGTGATCGCCGGACAGAGCAATGCCGCAGGCTACGGTAAAGGACCGGTTAACGATCCTCCCGAAATGGGGATTCACTTGCTGCGGAACAACGGAAACTGGGATTTGGCGACGCACCCCTTCAATGAGTCTACGAATACGATACATATCGAGAACCGCGAGGGAGGCAACCCGGGTCATTCTCCATTTCTAGCTTTTGCGCGTATGATCAAACGGAAGACAGGCTATCCGGTCGGACTCGTGCAAACCGCATTAGGCGGCTCGCCTCTTCGGTCGTGGAATCCGCAAGAAGAGGGCACGCTGTATCGCAATATGGTAAACATCGTGCAATCGGTGGGCGGAACCGTGAAAGGCGTGCTGTGGTATCAAGGCTGCAGCGATTGTAATCCAGAAGAATGCCATACTTACGGGGAGCGGTTCGGTGCCATGGTAAGCGAGTGGCGACGCGATTTGCAAGACGCCGGTCTCCCATTCATTACGGTTCAGTTAAATCGTCATACGGCTTCCCCGGCCATGAACGACGCCGAAGCCGATCGCTCTTGGGGTACGCTAAGAGAACAGCAGCGGACGGCTGCGCTAATGATGGATCATGTAACCGTCGTTCCGGCAATCGATTGCCCGCTTTCCGACGAAATCCATAATAGCCCTGCAGGCAATTTGTTGATCGGGGAACGTATGGCGCGAGCGGCGTTGGCAACGGTTTACGGACAAAACCTTCATTACCGTGCCCCGATCATCAGCAATGCCCGATTAAGCAGCGATGCCGCGGGAGGGACGACGGTGGAACTGGAGTTCGGTGACGTGGGAGGATATTTGCTGCACACAGGCCCAAGTCAGTCCGTATTCACGTTGGAAGATGAGGACGGTAACGTAGACGTGCTGGAATGGTATATCTCCGGCAAAGACACCATCCATATCAAGCCCGGCCGTCCGCTGCAGGGACAGCTCTATGTGAATGGCGCCTATGAAAGAAATCCGGCCGCGTATTTCCCGCTGGATAGCTTGACGTATATGCCCGTTCTTTCCTTTTATCATTTCCCTGTTCACTGA
- a CDS encoding ROK family protein: protein MKQPFMNPKMMSGMIQQLIRSTLYYHAESTKAELAQRTGISFPTISKALDELNAAGEVLLTGLGTSNGGRRPSKYKLNPDYMAGLAVYLEKEVSVYSLLNYEGDVILRETHPPVLAAGPELLSEQIGTFLARYPALRVLTLGIPAAVNNGHAFHIPGYERFKDFNFKAYYEERFPLSVQVENDMNATVIGYYDHLGNDDSLSLVYLYLGKNGPGAGIIVNGQVVRGRTFFSGEVSYMPLSGTRNFVQLIQDASAETNGDEGRSKLMEAISRLVVSLTATINPHQVVFCSSELTDLDLAHVRTASASLVPQENLPDLVVRNWEEDYVHGLHQLTIRKMLAAD from the coding sequence ACAGCGCACGGGCATCAGCTTTCCTACGATCAGTAAAGCGCTGGATGAATTGAATGCTGCCGGCGAGGTGCTGCTGACTGGGCTCGGTACATCAAACGGAGGCAGGCGGCCGAGTAAATATAAGTTAAACCCCGACTATATGGCGGGACTAGCCGTATATCTGGAGAAGGAAGTCTCCGTCTATTCGCTCTTAAACTACGAGGGAGATGTCATCCTGCGCGAAACGCATCCGCCTGTGTTGGCGGCCGGTCCGGAGCTCTTGTCCGAACAAATCGGGACATTCCTGGCACGATACCCCGCTTTGCGCGTTCTTACGCTGGGGATTCCTGCTGCGGTCAATAACGGCCACGCTTTCCACATTCCCGGCTACGAGCGGTTTAAGGATTTTAACTTCAAAGCTTATTATGAGGAACGGTTTCCTCTAAGCGTGCAGGTCGAGAATGACATGAATGCCACCGTGATCGGTTATTACGACCATCTTGGCAACGATGATTCGCTCTCTCTTGTGTACTTGTACTTAGGCAAGAACGGACCGGGCGCCGGTATTATCGTAAATGGACAGGTCGTGAGAGGCAGAACCTTCTTCTCAGGGGAAGTTTCTTATATGCCGTTGTCCGGTACGCGGAACTTCGTTCAACTGATTCAGGATGCTTCGGCTGAAACGAACGGCGATGAGGGCCGATCGAAGCTAATGGAAGCCATAAGCCGTCTCGTTGTCTCGTTGACCGCGACGATTAATCCGCATCAGGTTGTTTTCTGCAGTTCGGAACTAACCGACCTTGATCTGGCGCACGTTCGGACCGCAAGCGCATCGCTAGTTCCGCAGGAGAATCTCCCGGATCTTGTTGTTCGAAATTGGGAGGAGGATTATGTTCACGGACTGCATCAATTGACAATTCGGAAGATGCTGGCTGCAGATTGA